The window cttgagcatGTCGCCGCGACCCTGAGAGACATTACCATCAAGGATGCTCGCTtcgccattgtcaaggaACGTCTTACCCGCGGTTACGACAACTGGCAGCTTCAATCTTCGTATCAGCAAGTGGGAGATTACACATCTTGGCTCAACGCAGAAGGTGACTACCTGGTAGAGGAGCTTGCCGTGGAACTGCGAGATGTCACTGCAGATGACGTTCGACAGTTTCAGAAGCAAATGTTGGCCCAGATGCACGTCGAGGTCTACGTACACGGAAACATGTACAAGAGTGAGGCTCTGAAACTAACCGACATGATTGAGTCTACTCTGAAGGCCCGCGTCTTGCCCAAGTCTCAGTGGCCCATCATTCGTTCACTCATCTTACCCCCTGGGTCAAACTACGTCTACAAGAAGACGCTGAAAGACCCCGCAAACGTCAACCACTGCGTTGAAACATGGCTGTACGTGGGCGATAGGGGTGACCGAGTGCTTCGCGCCAAGACTCTTCTTATTGATCAGATGATGCACGAGCCCGCATTCGACCAGCTCAGGACGAAAGAGCAGCTTGGATATATTGTCTTTGCCAGCATCCGCAATTTTTCCACCACCTGCGGCTTCCGCTTCCTGATTCAGAGCGAGAGGACTCCTGATTACCTGGACAGGCGTATCGAGGCCTTTTTGGTCCGCTTTGGAGAGACTCTCCAGAAAATGACGGATACCGAGTTTGAGGGCCACAAGCGAAGCTTGGTCATCAAGAGACTTGAAAAGCTGCGTAATCTCGACCAAGAGACTTCAAGACATTGGGCCCAAATATCTAGCGAATATTACGACTTTGAGCAAGGTAAGCGACATGATTGACCCTAACAATATGCGCGAGATACTAACGTGTTATAACCTATAGctcaagaagatgctgcccACGTGAAGCCGCTTACAAAGGCTGAAATGCTGAGCTTCTTTGACAAATACTTTAGCCCATCTTCTAGCAGTCGAGCCCGTCTTTCGGTTCACTTGTATGCTCGGGGGTCTAACGAACTGGATTTGAAGCTTGTGGACCTCCTGAAGAACTTGGGACTGGAAGATATTCCCAAAGAGAGCCGAGCGAGCCTCGACTCATTGGAAGGACATCTCAAGGCGGAACAATCAGTTCCCGATGATAAACGCGCATCTCtcctctccaaggccaaggagctcgGACTACCTCAAACCGCTCCTGAAGTTGAGGGAACAGATAGCGATGTCGAAGCGGCCATAGATGCGGCAATAGAGATTACCGACGGCCGACAGTACAAGGCTGGTCTTCAGGCAAGCTCTGGTGCTCGCCCCGTTAAGGAGCTTACCGAGTTCGAAGAGGCCGATTCAAAGCTTTGAAACACCGCGGCATTTTGATGAATTACGATGATTTTCCAATTATTCAAAACAAAtaaggaaaaggaaacctGATAGATGTTTGATGCTGCACAAGCAAAGGGGATTTCCTTGGGGAGAGGTGGACGGGGCATTAACTACAAGTACATATTTTAGAGCTTTTCTacatctctccctccttctcctgTTTTAGGGGTCTGGGAcacgagaaagaagagcggcgGATTTTGAGGTTGTTGTTGCTTGAGTTGCTGTTTTGCCCAAGGATGCCTTAGATAGCCACTTACTGGGTTTGCCTGGACACTCGCCTCGTTTGGTAAAAAAGACAACTATATAGGTAGTAGACTCGACTTCTTGTACGGAAGAGGAGGTTGTTGTACAGAACTTGTATTGCTAGAAAATCACCGGTTAAGACTACCTCTTTTTCACTGTGCTCATGCTCGTAACAAGGCTCTTAGAAAGAGTCAGGATATCCTAGAAGGGCCTCAAGTACTCGTATCGGGCATATTAGACAATTCAGAGTTTCCCTGACATCTCACTCAGCTATTTGATGACCAAGTTCCAAGCCAGTCAGGCTAGGCACGGATACGCCGTGTGTCTAGTACAGAGACCTGAAAATCTCTGCAGGCCGGCGCATCGAACCGTCTCTCCCTGAATCCGGCAGACGCCAGCAACCGCCACAGTGTTGGCGTCACTGGAACTGCTAATTACTAAGGTAACCTGGAAATTatgtaggtacctagtagtttACAGAAGCCTCGTATTACCAGGTAAAAAGTAACATGACAGCCCTATAAAGTTTAAGATACAAGTACCAATGTTTGATGCAAGGAGGCTTGAAAAGCAAGAGGAACGACGCCATGTGCGTGTGACAACGGATGCCTGAATGTTCGCAAAAATTGCCATGTGCTTGCGGCATCCATTCTCGTATAATCTACTTTTCGTCCGCCTCTCCTGATTGACGATGGTAATGTGTCTTTTCGTACTTGAATACTATATCGATTCGTAATTCATCGGTACCTAGTTCCTCGATGATAAATGGGCGAAGTCAATCAATTACAAATAGAAGATTCCGAAAGCGTTTGCCACCATTCCCAGAGAACAACTTGAAGATTCCAGATAGAGCATGTACCGGAGTCTACACACAAATGTACCAGCCGTGATATATCCGCCACGGCAGTTGAGAATTCAGGCGCCCTGCTGGCTCTGTGCGCTGGCCATGCCGGCTGATGAATTATGGATTCACTTGAACCCTTGCCTGGGTCGTTTAGTGGGCGGCTGTTGGACGAGTGTGGGGATTTGTCTCGCCCTGTCTGCAGCTAAAAAGTACAGGCACACAAGTAATACAGTCCGGATTAcagccctctttttttcggtGCTCTCTTATGGATTTTTTTCAAAGTTAGTGAAAGGGAGCACCTTAAGGTATCTTAGGTAGATAGACCAGTGAAAAGTTGATGTGGCTtggttttatttttttactaGTATGAATTCCATgtgttttgtcttttttgcttcgtTCTGGCGGCTTCGAGTATTGTGACATGTATCTGTAGGCTGCCACAACCACAATCACAACAAATTTTAGCTGGAATCATCCAGACCATCAGCGACGTTGACTCAATTTCTACCTTCCCCATCATCGGTGCCTCTGCTTTTTATCCATCAATAcccttgccatcatcttttgCATTCACAGCTGGGCCAACACTCTCTAGTGGTTCGCGGCTGGGTTACGTACAAAACGGGGCCCTAACCAGATCCCGCTGTTCCTCTTTCGCTTCgctcaattttttttcttccctcttccttcttcgATTCACTTCTAGGTATTATTCCTTCGCCCTccttttgtttctgttttTGGCCTGATTCACCTGCTAAAGCGGCACAACCTGCAGGCACGCGCAGGCATACGTACCCATACGTAttgatccttttttttggctgtctgtctgtcaCCTCTCGCCAGGCACAGGCCACGGATTTACAGGCACTCCCACAGGTAGGTCAGGCACCGCGGCACAAGAACACTGCGCTATGCCCAGTCCAGCATCCACCAGCTCATGCTGTGTTGCATCAAGCCTCGGGTCGGGTACATTTGCATCGAGTATTCGCCGGAGTATTTGTTGTGTTCAGTTCTGCCGTTGCTCTGCCCAGCTGCCCTTGCGCTGCTCCCGGCACTGTACTCGCAGATACCCCGGCGGTACTTGTGCTGTGACGTCTTTGCCCCTTCGAGCCGCTGGGAAAAAAGTCCAGAAATAGCTGACAAGACGCCCCACACAGCCCGTCAAACACCGCCTCTACTCGCACGAAACAACGCCGCCCGCCTCCACTGCCCCGATGTCCGGTGGCCCTGCTTCCAGTCTTCTGTCTGGCTGATTCTGTCAACCCCTCGAAGGCGACGGTCTGCTGTGTCCTGTGTCTAGATGCAAGGCCTTCCCCATCGCCTCCCTCGACCACTCGCTCTCCCCGTTTCCCCCAGAGCTGCCCGGGCAGCTCACTGTCAAGACGTCTTcctcaaagaagagaaagcttGCCCGTCCCTTGACGCTCGATCTTGACGACCCGACCTCTCCATCACCAGACACCGCCATCCCCTCGTGCGagcccgacgacgacgccgccCTCTCCTTTTCCGCCACGCCCATAGCCTCCGGGCTTGAAGCGCCGCTCTACGTCCGTGCCGGCTCCATCACTGCCTCCAGCGTGCCCCCGCGCCTTCAGACCCAGGCCCAAGCCCACGTCAACTCGTCTCTCGTCTCTGCCGACTACGCCTCGTCCGTTGCCTCGTCCCCCGGCGCGTCCTTCTATCACGAGACTTCCATCGATAGCAGCGAAAGAGGAGGGGACGACGCCGCTTCCGTGCAAGCCTACGCCAGGAGCCAGTCGCCGTTCCTCATCTCCAAGAGGGCTATCATGAACGGAGATGCTGAGCTGCCCCAACGTTCATCCTCTCCGCTAAAACGACGAGCCTCCAGCATGGATCCCGAAACCATCCCGGACAAGAACATCGATgctgccagcagcaccggGGACGTGGAGATggcatcctcctcccacccCTCGGCGGAGCTGCCCCGCGCCATGAGCGTTGACGTTGTTGAAGTCACGGATTCAGAACCGCTGACCAACGGTACCGATACCTCTTCTGCTCAATGTAAGTTGTGGTGTATTCTAAACTAGAAACTTCCCACAAAAACGATGAAATTTGTTTTTGAGAAGGGAAATACTCCACGTTGCACGGTTACTAACGCCTACCTTTTTCCCCATTATAgctgcccctcctcccccactCATTGAGCAGGTCAAGATAATTGAAATGCTACTCAAAGCTTCAGCAGAAAAGCTGCCAAAGGAGGGTGATAAAGCCTACCTTGTATCGCGTACATGGGTTGACAAAGCTTTGTCATTACGCTCGGGCAAGGCGGACACGGCCGAAGTGTCATTGGGCCCAGTCGACAACTCGGATATCATAGAGCAAGTCATTCAAGAGCCTGGCCGTGAAGATTTCGTTCGCCTCAAGCCTGGTCTTGATCAACAATCATTCGAGCTCTTCCCCGAAGATGCCTGGAGTATGGTCATGGAGTGGTATGGCATGGAAGAGGGGCAAAAACCCATCGTCCGAACGGCTATCAATACTGCTGTCGATGCTCAGTCCCCGACCGAAGTTGTCTTTGAGCTTCACCCCCCTATTTTCCGTGTGCATCGCCTGTGGTCTGAGCTCAGCCCGCTACCAATCGAGCAGTCCCTCAAAGCCGAGAATCCCcctcctctggctctggccagAAGCCGCAAATATCATGCCCAGACATTTATTAAGGATATTAAACGGCTTGCCGGCATTCCACCTGACCGCAAGATTCGACTTTTCGTGGTGAACACGGAGCAGCTCGGAACGAGCAATGCCCAACCTCCGGCTGCCCTAACAACGCCGCCCGATTCTCCTGGTCGCGATCAAGCTGCGGAAGGCGCGGCAAATTCTTCCTGGTCACATTTGCTCCTTGACGTTCCTTCGTTCGCCAGCGTCCGGAATGCCAGACGGCAAGCAGCCCTTGAAGATCACACCGTAAACCCCAACTACAATGGCTCCGCCTCGATTCAGCTCTTCGACCTAGTGACCGATGAGACCCTCGTTGTTGATGAATTGGTTGACAAGAACCTCTGGGTGAGCACCTGCACGAGTCGGTCACTCGAAAAGGCAATTCCCACGCGAACCAATAACACCGCGCTGTCCAAGAGTTTGAGCAACCGGAGCAGCCCCAGCTCATCAGATGGGCCCGCCACTCGTGGCAggatgcagaagaagagaaacggTCGAAGCCTTGGCGCTGTGGGCTTGCAGAATCTTGGAAACACTTGCTACATGAACTCGGCGCTGCAGTGCCTCCGTGCCATAGAAGAATTGTCCAAATATTTTATGACAGGGACTTTCTCTACCGAACTCAACAAGACCAATCCTCTAGGCTATAACGGAAGAGTCGCTATGGCCTACAACGGGCTGTTGAAAGATATCTATGACGAGGGCAGGGGCTCTGTAGTCCCTAGGGATTTTAAGAGCACTGTTGGCCGCGTTCGATCCACCTTTGCTGGTTGGGGCCAGCAAGACTCGCAGGAATTTCTCGGATTCCTTCTCGATGCCCTCCAGGAAGACCTCAGTCGCATCAAGAATAAGCCATACATTGAGAAGCCAGATTCTACAGATGACATGATCAACAACCCAGCGGCAATCAAAGAGATGGCAGACAAAGTGTGGGATATTACCAAAAGACGAGACGATTCCGTTATTTTCGATCTGTTCACTGGAATGTACAAGTCGACCCTCAAATGTCCCGTGTGCAGTAAAATTAGCATCACATTCGACCCCTTCAACAACTTGACGCTACCCTTGCCCGTTGAGAACATGTGGGCCAAGACTGTTACATTTTTCCCTCTTAATGACGTTCCCGTCAAGTTTGAGATTGAGCTGTCCAAGCATAGCTCGATTGAGACTCTCAAGTCTTTCTTGTCAATTCGCACAGGTGTACCGGTGAATCGTCTTATGGGGGCCGAAGAGTTCAAGGATAAGTTCTTCAAAATCTACGAGAACAGCGGAGACATATCAGAGGAGATAGGCACTTCCGATGTTGCGACCTTCCACGAGTTGGAGGCCGTGCCTACCAACTGGCCCGCCAAGGGCTATCAAAAGAAGCCTCGTTCAATGTTGGATCTCGACGACACTCCACCTGAAACCACCGATGAATGGGATGACCCCAGGTATGAGAGAATGGTGGTGCCAGTTCTCCACCGAAGGCCACAAAGCTCCAGTAAAGTGACTGAAGGCACCTCTCCGCCgcacttcatcatcttgacaAGGGAAGAAGCGTCAAACTATGACATTATCAAGCGCAAGGTATTGGAGAGAGTGGCAACCTTCTCGACCTGGTCAAAGTTCAACCAGCTGCCAAGCACTGAAGGCTCAGACGCAGCCGAGGCTGACATGGTCATCACCACTGCATCTGACGCCGACTCTTCTGCAGACGCTAAGGTTGTAGCAAAATCTGtcgagggagaagatgacatGGTCGACGTGACCATGAAGGACGCGCAGGCTACTGCTAATGCCATGCCTCCTCCTGAGCTACCTCTACCTAACCAGCCACAGATTCTTCGTCAGTTCAACACTCAGCGTCCCAAGTTTGTCCAACCCGGCGAGTTCCTTGACCCGGAACTCCAGACCCTCTTTGAGTTCAGCTACTTTGCCGCCACGGCAGATGGCCCTGTTCCAACCGGTTGGTCGAACGTTGATAACAATAGAACTCTTCCAAAACTCGCGGATCGCATCCCAGAACCACTCATTaaggaggacgaagaccAGGCAAGCCCCGAAAGCTGGAACAGCACCGCCTCTGGCAACGAGGAAAGCAGTAATGAGGACGAGAGCCCTCAACAGGAGTCTGTACAGACACGCATGGCGGACGagtctgatgaagaagatttgcCTCACGGCGCCCGGGTAAGTTTCTCTCATACCTTTATCTTCGTAGCTTTTAATCGGATTCCCCTTTCATTAATCCCTTGAGTGAGGATTTGCTGACTGGTGTTGATGCATATAGCAATTGGCTCAAACTCGTGGTAACCGACCACCTGCTCAGAAGATCGCAGGTGGACGAAAGAAGTTCAAGAATCATAAAACATACGGTAAAAAGGGCAACAAGCGTCGCGACAAGCAAATGCGGGCTGGTAAGCACGCGCAGCGCTCACCAGTCGTCGATTCCGAGCCGACGCCCCCAGCAGTTGCTGACGGCGGTCCATTAATTCGACTCCAAGAGGGCATTGTAGTGGATTGGACTGAGGAGGGCTGGGAGACGGTGTTTGGCTACACTGGCAAGAAGCAGGATGCAAGTCAGGGAGCTAAGACCTTTGTCGATCTTGAAACCGTCAATGACCCTGCCCTTAAGATCAACCAGAGACGGCGCCAAACTCGTAGGTCCCGAGGCATCACCCTAGAGGAGTGTTTGGACGAGTTTGAAAGAGCCGAGGTTTTGTCGGAGCAAGACATGTGGTATTGCCCGCGATGCAAAGAACACCGAAGAGCCAGCAAGAAATTTGACCTCTGGAAGACACCGGACTACTTGATTTGCCACCTAAAGCGCTTCAGTAGCTCTGGATGGCGACGAGATAAATTGGATGTTCTGGTTGACTTCCCCATTGAGGGACTCGATCTCTCCTCAAGAGTCAttcaaaaagaagatggaaaggaAGAGATTTACGACCTGATTGGCGTTGATGACCACTACGGAGGGCTGGGCGGAGGTCACTACACCGCGTATGCGAAGAACTTTGTCGATGGGCGGTGGTATAATTACAATGGTAAGTCTCGGGTCTCGGGCGATTCTACGAGCGAGAAAATAAAGATGGACAAGGGCTAATTTTTGATACTAGATTCTTCCGTTTCAGCAGTTTCCGACCCTTCGTCGGTGGTGACGAGCGCAGCATATCTGCTTTTCTACCGTCGCCGGACCAGCGGCCACCTGGGCGGTCCGCGATATGCTCAAATCTTTGAAAAGTACAATACGGATACGAGCGCCGATGACGAAGGCGAATctgccgacgacgacagtCTTGGCCGAGGCTCGCCTTTGAAGGTTGGCGTTACTCACACCACAATCAAGTCTCTATCTGATAGCCAGGACGGAACTCTACCACCATATGAGGAGGCAATCCGTAGCATCGAAGACGAAGGTTTGGGTGCTTCAAGCAACTTCCAAGCAGCCGGCCCAAAATCTCTCGACATGACACAGAGTTGGAGCTTTAGCGGGCTCGATAACAGTGGAGCAGAGGGATCTACAGCCGCCGAGTATGCCAGCGATGACGCACAATTCGACTCATCTGGCGATGAGCGGAGCGGCTCTAAGGGAGACTTGTTTGAAGCCGATGCTCATATGACATCGGCCGATTCTGCCAATGGAATTGTGGACGGAGAAGCATCATTTCCTGCGGACGCCCACGAGGATGTTTTGACGGTGCCTACGGGACCCCCCAGtggcgacgatgaagacgaagttACCGAAATCCACCTGGAGGGCGACAATGCCGCTCGGGCTGAGTGAAATGATGACATAACGAAGAGTTGGTGGATGAAAACATGAGATATGAATACGGTTCAAACGACTATGGCGCGTACATAGGTAGACATTTTGTGTGAACCGTGGATAAATGTGAGATGACTATGGTCAACAggctgaaaagaagaagaaaaggagcgGGGACAGTATACATATGGATGCACACAACCACACACACATGCTGGACGTGCAGATAGAACTTAGATGACGATGATCCCTCTTGAGACCGGACAAGATGGGACGGCATTTGCCGCATGAATTGACGATTATATGTACATAGTATGCATTACGGTGGCTTGAaattggagatggagggcaaAGGATGTCATCGCATGCTCAGTGCATTGCATTACCACTTTGGCACATAGTGGTGGCCATTGTACTTAGACACAAGTACTTGATATTACAGTATTTTGATAATCGGGAAGGGATCCACCACTTTCTAAGCCCGTCGTGAACTTTTCTACCGTCCCATTGTAGCTGTCGTCACAAATGATGTATCATATGCCTTGGCTATGTGGATAGGATATGTTGTGCGGGTTCTGGTGGGCGATCTGGGGAAGAGGCGGCAGGGATTGGAAAAGCGGATGAAGCAAGAATTAGCGAGCATGCGAGAATATAGCAGTAGCCGAAATAAGTGTCTGGGCTTTATAACATGGAATCTAGATGAAAGAATGTCTGTGTTGTGGGATCCCAAGTTATCGTTCCCCAAGTACTTTACGCCAGATATGCACCTCAGCGTAGGGCCACTACAGCTTCTCATCTGCGCTCCACTAATATGCATTTCAGCTCTGTTGAAGCAGATGTTTGTAACTCGAACAAGGTGACTAACGAAACCCAACAGCACTCAACTAAGACGCTGCCTAACCCAGGGAGACACCATAGAGCTACATGTATAAGTATTAATGGTTGCTCGGCCTTCAAGTCAATCCAGATACTACACAAATAGTATTGTCAATCAAGCTTAATACTGCAATTAACGACACCATATTCGCAGGCTCTCTAAATTCCCGGTCTCCCAAGCTTAACAGAAGAATGCCGTCTTCAATTCCTTACGATCCTAGCCTTGTGATGGACCTACACGCAGTAGCCCCCAAGAACGTCGAAGAGGCTGATAATGACGCCGTTCAGCAGACTAAGAATGAAGAGCACGATAAAAAAACAGCGTCCTCTGACTCGGGTTCGTCTTTGATTCCCCGCCGCGATATCTTACATGACATATATATGGAGCTGTGTCTGATTTAAGGCCCTCTATATCGGGGATCCATCAGCTAATGCCGAATtcagaacaagagaagccCGACAATCAGCAGTAAAAGAGAGGTAGGGCTTCGCTAGCTTGCGGCATCTAGCTTGCGGCATCTGACAATGGGAAAATCGATGGGGGGTGACCGAGATTCTGGGCCTCTGGGCAGCTGAACGAGTCGGAAGGCCCAGAGGGGTTGGCAtgcttcagcctcatcaaCAATAGATCTGGAGCCCGAAGTAGAGTTCAGCTTCGGACTACTCCGAGAGTTATTGATTATATGGTATTTCAAAGCTTGAATACTAATCACACGCCCTGTGAGATCGAGGAGAAGCTCTAATCCAAACAATACCTGAACACTACGTATTCTTGCTTCAGTTCATAGGTACTATACTACTAAACTTTGATATCGAACCCGTAACACTATGGATGGCGATCAATATGGCGTGAGTGATCAAGTCAGCGTGGATCTACGAGAACTTAGAGCCATAGATGTGAACGAAAGAGGTAAAATGATAGAGATGATTAGCCAACATTACTAGTTTGGATGATTTCAAATCAATGGTGTTTGGTGGGCGAATTGTGTATGTAGGGTAAGACGGATAGAAACGATTCCTTGTGGCACGATTGCACGATTCAGTGCACTTCTACTTTTGTTTCATCCATTCATTCTTTTTGGGAACGCGATATCAATTTTGTAGCATATGTACTCGTTCGTGTAATACTCTTATGAGTATCAATGAGAGGTTGTATTCAACTAGACAAGCGAGCTTCAAAAGCACTGCTATTCTTATCCTGCCCCTTGTTTCACTGCAAGCAAGAAGCTTGTCTAGGATTAGAAGGCTGCAAAAATAGGTTATCGTGTTTCGGAGATGGATCGGGTttggagagagggggggagagaTCGACTGGGGCTTTTGCCCAGAACAAtttggaagaaaaagaacaaaaagccTTAGTAGTCTAGATGGATTAGTAGATGGTGGAtcagcaaaagagaaagacagaggagaagaaccGCCGGCTTCATTTGCGGGCGCTGTATGGGGCCCTGGATGGATTTTCCAGTTTTGGAGGGATTTGAAGGGGACCTTAGCAAGCGCGGCTCGTTTAGACATTGGGTCGCACTTTTGAAGCGGGCTATTTTGGACAcggagaaagaggggaaaggggggaagaTGGGATGGTGCAAGTTAATGCCGAGGGAGATTGATTGAATTGGTGATAAGCGAGCACTTTGGGGAATTTGCATCCCTGGTGAAAATGGGGGGAGAAGCCACAAAAAAGCATGTGGTTTTCGCCTGTCTTGTGCGTGAAGCCAAGGGAGTAAGCAATACAGGCTTCATAGCCTCTCCGGCGCGAACACGATAAGAGCAACGCCCGGGTATGAGTAGCGTGTCAGCCCATGCGTTTTGAGTCTGGGATGTAACTCGAATTTTCAGATTTCAGATTTCTCAGACTCAGACTCGGACTGAGACTTGAGCGCACCGAGTCCATGTAGCCAAAAAAGCGTGCAGATGGTATGCATTTCGTGGACCGTTGTGAGTGGCTGCATCTGTGTAAACGAACATTCTACCGCTACTAGCTACATACGAGTACCGTAGTAGTGCTACCGTACAAGCACTCGCTCGTTTTACAAGGGAATCAATGATACGCTGATGAATAGACTCGCAAGGATTGGCCTACACCGGCCACGCGACGCAGGGCGAACATGCAAGGGAAAGACGCTCTAGCTTTGCCACATCAGAGCAACAAAAGCCCCAGATGACGATATAGAAAACTGGCGCCATCAGATTTTGGAAGGGGGCAAAAAAGAATGCAAGGGAAAGTCCGGAGCCGGGCCTCAGAAAGCAGGGCCACGGAAGTTGGGAAAAGATTGCGGAGTACAGTATGCAGCAAAGTTGGTTTTAGTACAGTAAGGGCACTGCAATGgaacctcttttttttttcttcgaaAATGGGGGCCCCTCCCCGATTTTTGGGTGATGGACGGGCTTCTCCGTGGTCCGGCGACAGAATTACGAATCAGGGCAAGggctgtctctctctctgcgcGTTGAGTGAGGGTTTGATAATAGGGACGTGTAATGGGAATCGGGTACTAATCGATGAGCGCGTAAGGAGTAGACGCGAAGATGGATTAGAatagaaagaagaaaaatccCGAACTCCCGGGATCAGGGTGGTAAGCGTGGAAGAGAGTGCAGATATAAAGTGATGACAAGTAAAATTCCCAAGACAATGGTCATACGGCAAATGCTACTGAGTAAGTTTGTGAATTTCGAGTAAAAAGGGACGTCGTGAGTCAAAGAGCACAACTAAAGAAAACACATGAAGGTAAAAGT of the Trichoderma breve strain T069 chromosome 4, whole genome shotgun sequence genome contains:
- a CDS encoding ubiquitin carboxyl-terminal hydrolase domain-containing protein gives rise to the protein MSGGPASSLLCKAFPIASLDHSLSPFPPELPGQLTVKTSSSKKRKLARPLTLDLDDPTSPSPDTAIPSCEPDDDAALSFSATPIASGLEAPLYVRAGSITASSVPPRLQTQAQAHVNSSLVSADYASSVASSPGASFYHETSIDSSERGGDDAASVQAYARSQSPFLISKRAIMNGDAELPQRSSSPLKRRASSMDPETIPDKNIDAASSTGDVEMASSSHPSAELPRAMSVDVVEVTDSEPLTNGTDTSSAQSAPPPPLIEQVKIIEMLLKASAEKLPKEGDKAYLVSRTWVDKALSLRSGKADTAEVSLGPVDNSDIIEQVIQEPGREDFVRLKPGLDQQSFELFPEDAWSMVMEWYGMEEGQKPIVRTAINTAVDAQSPTEVVFELHPPIFRVHRLWSELSPLPIEQSLKAENPPPLALARSRKYHAQTFIKDIKRLAGIPPDRKIRLFVVNTEQLGTSNAQPPAALTTPPDSPGRDQAAEGAANSSWSHLLLDVPSFASVRNARRQAALEDHTVNPNYNGSASIQLFDLVTDETLVVDELVDKNLWVSTCTSRSLEKAIPTRTNNTALSKSLSNRSSPSSSDGPATRGRMQKKRNGRSLGAVGLQNLGNTCYMNSALQCLRAIEELSKYFMTGTFSTELNKTNPLGYNGRVAMAYNGLLKDIYDEGRGSVVPRDFKSTVGRVRSTFAGWGQQDSQEFLGFLLDALQEDLSRIKNKPYIEKPDSTDDMINNPAAIKEMADKVWDITKRRDDSVIFDLFTGMYKSTLKCPVCSKISITFDPFNNLTLPLPVENMWAKTVTFFPLNDVPVKFEIELSKHSSIETLKSFLSIRTGVPVNRLMGAEEFKDKFFKIYENSGDISEEIGTSDVATFHELEAVPTNWPAKGYQKKPRSMLDLDDTPPETTDEWDDPRYERMVVPVLHRRPQSSSKVTEGTSPPHFIILTREEASNYDIIKRKVLERVATFSTWSKFNQLPSTEGSDAAEADMVITTASDADSSADAKVVAKSVEGEDDMVDVTMKDAQATANAMPPPELPLPNQPQILRQFNTQRPKFVQPGEFLDPELQTLFEFSYFAATADGPVPTGWSNVDNNRTLPKLADRIPEPLIKEDEDQASPESWNSTASGNEESSNEDESPQQESVQTRMADESDEEDLPHGARQLAQTRGNRPPAQKIAGGRKKFKNHKTYGKKGNKRRDKQMRAGKHAQRSPVVDSEPTPPAVADGGPLIRLQEGIVVDWTEEGWETVFGYTGKKQDASQGAKTFVDLETVNDPALKINQRRRQTRRSRGITLEECLDEFERAEVLSEQDMWYCPRCKEHRRASKKFDLWKTPDYLICHLKRFSSSGWRRDKLDVLVDFPIEGLDLSSRVIQKEDGKEEIYDLIGVDDHYGGLGGGHYTAYAKNFVDGRWYNYNDSSVSAVSDPSSVVTSAAYLLFYRRRTSGHLGGPRYAQIFEKYNTDTSADDEGESADDDSLGRGSPLKVGVTHTTIKSLSDSQDGTLPPYEEAIRSIEDEGLGASSNFQAAGPKSLDMTQSWSFSGLDNSGAEGSTAAEYASDDAQFDSSGDERSGSKGDLFEADAHMTSADSANGIVDGEASFPADAHEDVLTVPTGPPSGDDEDEVTEIHLEGDNAARAE